In Chitinophaga nivalis, a single genomic region encodes these proteins:
- a CDS encoding GyrI-like domain-containing protein: MRTYIYGGWVLLLTFLCDHLQTLTDMTKLDLTKVYKNYYTATLAPQLVTIEKGLFLTITGKGDPNGAAFAETTSALYTVAYTIKNSSKELGRDFTVAKLEGFWWVNVTTEDPMLVPRDQWHYELAIRLPEEVTRQQFITAVMTAERKKKSTLFREVDFRYMEEGRCAQILHVGPYSEEPVSLKKLDELIKREQLQVTGRHHEIYLSDPRKSSPEKRKTILRIAVSS, from the coding sequence ATGAGAACTTATATATATGGAGGGTGGGTGTTGTTACTCACCTTCCTCTGCGATCATTTACAAACACTAACGGATATGACTAAACTGGATTTAACGAAGGTGTATAAAAACTACTACACCGCTACGCTGGCGCCACAATTGGTGACCATTGAAAAAGGATTGTTTCTGACCATCACCGGCAAGGGCGATCCTAATGGAGCCGCTTTTGCGGAAACTACTTCCGCGCTTTACACCGTTGCCTACACCATCAAAAACAGCAGTAAAGAGCTGGGGCGTGATTTTACCGTAGCAAAACTGGAAGGCTTCTGGTGGGTGAATGTTACAACGGAAGACCCCATGCTGGTACCGCGGGATCAATGGCATTATGAACTGGCCATCCGGCTGCCGGAAGAGGTAACCCGGCAACAGTTTATAACGGCAGTCATGACGGCGGAGCGGAAGAAAAAATCGACCTTGTTCCGGGAAGTGGATTTTAGGTACATGGAAGAGGGGAGGTGTGCACAGATTCTGCATGTGGGCCCTTACAGTGAAGAACCTGTATCATTAAAAAAGCTGGATGAGCTGATAAAACGGGAGCAGCTACAGGTAACCGGGCGGCATCATGAAATATACCTGTCAGATCCCCGGAAATCATCTCCGGAAAAAAGGAAAACAATTCT
- a CDS encoding DJ-1/PfpI family protein, with the protein MKKLRNCYVFVFDQYSDWEPALVTYGLHTFTDVNIITFSIDGQPVTSGGNLQIIPQQSLQEAMTADIDLLILPGGAPMEAGGHPAILPLIQQLVASGKSVAAICGATVFLAQHGYLDTIPHTSNHPDILKMMAPTYQGSALYVQTPAATGDNIITAAGTAMVAFATEIFTFFGLLENPQLQFWLGFFQGNADIPVIETASPLHFFYRRYETNLPGLLPLVRSAIKALYPVAIAAGLEICGAPEWHYHGFDGNPDTVFTLDIGLPVTEVLSVPAPYHCETLPVFDCVGMQHPGGWDKLGDTYGKLITGIQMLGIPMTGSNREQYLRFSFEHPEQNITNVQIGVSKA; encoded by the coding sequence ATGAAAAAGCTCCGTAACTGTTATGTATTTGTATTCGATCAATATTCCGACTGGGAACCTGCGCTTGTGACCTATGGCCTTCACACCTTTACGGACGTGAATATCATCACCTTTTCTATCGACGGACAACCGGTTACCTCCGGTGGAAACCTGCAGATAATACCGCAGCAAAGCCTGCAAGAAGCCATGACAGCCGATATAGACCTCCTTATATTACCCGGTGGCGCTCCCATGGAAGCAGGCGGCCATCCGGCCATACTTCCCCTGATACAACAACTGGTGGCATCCGGTAAATCTGTGGCGGCTATTTGCGGCGCCACCGTTTTCCTTGCGCAGCATGGCTATCTCGATACCATCCCTCATACCAGCAATCATCCGGATATACTGAAAATGATGGCGCCAACCTACCAGGGTTCAGCGCTGTATGTTCAGACACCGGCAGCCACCGGCGACAACATCATTACAGCTGCCGGCACTGCCATGGTAGCATTTGCAACAGAGATCTTTACCTTTTTCGGGTTGCTGGAAAATCCACAGCTGCAGTTCTGGCTGGGGTTCTTTCAGGGAAACGCAGACATACCGGTTATTGAAACAGCATCTCCGCTTCACTTTTTCTACCGCCGCTATGAAACCAACCTGCCAGGTTTATTACCCCTGGTGCGTAGTGCGATCAAAGCACTGTACCCGGTAGCGATAGCCGCCGGTCTTGAAATATGCGGCGCACCGGAATGGCACTACCACGGTTTTGATGGGAATCCGGATACGGTGTTTACGCTCGATATAGGCCTGCCCGTAACCGAAGTGCTGTCTGTTCCGGCGCCTTATCACTGCGAAACGCTGCCTGTATTTGACTGTGTAGGCATGCAGCATCCCGGTGGCTGGGATAAGCTGGGAGACACTTACGGCAAACTCATTACAGGTATACAAATGCTGGGAATACCCATGACAGGAAGCAACCGGGAACAATACCTGCGCTTTAGTTTCGAGCATCCGGAGCAGAATATTACCAACGTACAAATAGGCGTCTCAAAAGCCTGA
- a CDS encoding helix-turn-helix transcriptional regulator, with translation MNRIDRLTAILIQLQGKKIVKAAEIADRFEISLRTVYRDVKALQEAGVPIGAEAGTGYYIVDGYHLPPVMFSKEEAAALLTGEKLMEQYSDHSNQKQFGFAMQKIRSVLRGSEKDYLESLDENIAVLRSRPKYPEDESFPNRFLTDIQQALGMNQVINMEYFSFQDEVATRREVEPIGIFHMRTSWHLIAWCRLRQGYRDFRVDRIRKLQVTSTIYKRDDRISLQDYLHREKSRNQGEMFLIKIALDNDILRYIREQKYYYGLMEETTEGDKTILTFLQPSLEYFARWLIVFGHHAAIVQPPELKTVMQGLITELQDHYF, from the coding sequence ATGAACCGCATAGACAGACTTACCGCTATTCTCATTCAATTACAAGGCAAAAAAATTGTAAAAGCTGCAGAAATTGCAGACAGATTTGAGATCAGTCTGAGAACTGTATACCGGGATGTAAAAGCACTGCAGGAAGCAGGAGTACCCATTGGTGCGGAAGCCGGTACGGGCTATTACATTGTAGATGGATACCACCTCCCACCGGTAATGTTTTCCAAAGAAGAGGCTGCTGCACTGCTGACAGGCGAAAAACTAATGGAACAATACAGTGATCACAGCAACCAGAAACAGTTTGGCTTTGCCATGCAAAAAATCCGGTCTGTATTGCGCGGTTCAGAAAAAGACTACCTGGAATCCCTGGACGAAAATATTGCGGTATTAAGATCCCGCCCAAAATATCCGGAAGATGAAAGCTTTCCCAATCGTTTTTTAACGGATATCCAGCAGGCCCTGGGCATGAACCAGGTGATCAACATGGAATATTTTTCGTTTCAGGACGAAGTCGCCACCCGCCGGGAAGTGGAGCCAATCGGTATTTTCCATATGCGCACCAGCTGGCACCTGATTGCCTGGTGCCGGCTGCGGCAGGGATACCGCGACTTCCGGGTAGATCGCATCCGTAAACTGCAGGTAACTTCCACTATCTACAAAAGAGATGACCGCATTTCCCTGCAGGACTACCTGCATCGGGAGAAAAGCCGTAACCAGGGTGAAATGTTCCTGATAAAAATTGCACTCGACAATGATATCTTACGGTATATCCGGGAGCAGAAGTACTATTACGGACTAATGGAAGAAACTACCGAAGGAGATAAAACCATTCTCACCTTTTTACAGCCTTCGCTGGAATACTTTGCCAGATGGCTGATTGTATTTGGTCATCACGCCGCTATTGTACAGCCTCCGGAGCTGAAAACGGTCATGCAAGGTCTGATCACTGAGTTACAGGATCATTATTTTTAA
- the cydB gene encoding cytochrome d ubiquinol oxidase subunit II, protein METILGLDLPTWWFLVIGGLITGYGVLDGFDLGAGALHLFFKKEESRRLALNAIGPVWDGNEVWLVIAGGALFAGFPLVYGVVLSTFYIPFMLFLVALIFRAISIEFRSKESWRWWRQMWDISYSVSSIAITLLLGLVLGNLIHGLPINAAHEFTGNLLTFFNPYAILIAVTTLSLFMLHGAIYLVMKTEDRLYARLTVLVNNCSKFFILCFILTSMATLIYVPHMTHQFKNHPELFILPLVAVLTLLNIKRNIDARKYFTAFLFSCIITSCLLILFAVGLYPNIVISTTNPAYSISIYAAASSVKSLRIMLLIAAIGTPMVIGYTIFLFWTFRGKVKLNEMSY, encoded by the coding sequence ATGGAAACAATACTCGGACTGGACCTGCCTACCTGGTGGTTTTTGGTGATTGGCGGATTAATCACCGGTTATGGTGTACTGGATGGTTTCGACCTGGGGGCAGGCGCATTACATCTTTTCTTTAAAAAAGAAGAAAGCCGCCGGCTCGCCCTGAATGCCATCGGACCCGTATGGGATGGCAATGAAGTATGGCTGGTGATCGCCGGAGGTGCTTTATTTGCCGGATTTCCCCTGGTATATGGGGTAGTGCTGTCTACTTTTTATATCCCGTTCATGTTATTCCTGGTAGCCCTTATCTTCCGGGCTATCTCTATTGAATTCCGCAGTAAAGAATCCTGGCGCTGGTGGCGACAAATGTGGGATATCAGCTACAGTGTATCCAGTATTGCCATCACCTTGTTACTGGGGCTGGTATTGGGCAATCTGATTCATGGCCTGCCGATCAACGCGGCGCATGAGTTCACAGGCAATCTCCTTACTTTCTTTAATCCGTATGCGATACTCATTGCCGTTACTACCTTATCACTGTTTATGTTACACGGCGCCATTTACCTGGTGATGAAAACAGAAGACAGGCTATACGCCCGGCTCACGGTACTGGTTAATAACTGCAGTAAGTTCTTCATTCTTTGTTTTATTCTAACGTCTATGGCTACACTTATTTATGTGCCCCATATGACGCATCAGTTCAAAAACCATCCGGAGTTATTTATATTACCATTGGTGGCAGTACTCACCTTGCTGAATATTAAACGGAATATAGATGCCCGCAAATATTTTACGGCATTTCTCTTCTCCTGTATTATTACTTCCTGTCTGCTGATCCTGTTTGCAGTGGGCCTGTATCCCAATATTGTCATATCTACAACTAATCCGGCTTATAGTATCAGCATTTATGCCGCAGCATCTTCGGTCAAGTCACTGAGAATTATGTTGCTGATAGCTGCCATAGGCACTCCTATGGTGATCGGCTATACGATATTTTTATTCTGGACTTTCCGGGGTAAGGTGAAGCTGAATGAAATGAGTTATTAG
- a CDS encoding cytochrome ubiquinol oxidase subunit I, translated as MIMPSVEILSRIQFAFTIAFHYIYPPLSIGLGLCLVIMEGLYLKTGLSLYKDITRYWIKIFALIFGIGVATGIVMEFEFGTNWATYSHYVGDIFGSALAAEGIFAFAMESAFLGVLLFGWNRVNKGVHFFSTCMVALGSIFSALWIVIANSWQQTPTGFRIEGHDMQARAVVTDFWAMVFNPSSVDRFSHVIIGSFLAGSFLVMSVAAWYILKQRFVKHAQAMFKVGLSVAVIAALLQLFTGHRSAHYVSKYQPAKLAAMEGHYDSLAVADMYLIGWVDNKKQQTTGIKIPGGLSFLTHGSFNAPVEGLNATPEKDRPGAVNFVFQTYHIMISIGMLLIGLTLLAVFLLWRKKLFNQRWLMIIFAWAVLLPQIANQVGWYAAEVGRQPWVVYKLLRTSDALSKKVTADQVMFSLILFTLVYILLLALFLYLLNRKIQHGPDISELAEDEYDGYYNNNIEHRPS; from the coding sequence ATGATTATGCCGTCTGTGGAAATACTATCGAGGATACAGTTTGCATTTACTATCGCCTTCCATTACATCTATCCCCCGCTGAGTATCGGGCTGGGATTGTGTTTGGTAATAATGGAAGGATTGTACCTGAAAACCGGGCTATCGCTTTATAAAGATATCACCCGATACTGGATCAAAATATTTGCCCTGATATTTGGCATCGGTGTGGCTACCGGTATTGTGATGGAATTTGAATTTGGTACCAACTGGGCCACTTATTCCCATTATGTAGGAGATATATTCGGGAGTGCCCTGGCAGCAGAAGGCATCTTTGCCTTTGCCATGGAATCGGCCTTTCTGGGTGTACTCCTGTTTGGCTGGAACCGGGTGAATAAGGGGGTACACTTCTTTTCTACCTGTATGGTGGCGCTGGGCTCCATCTTTTCCGCCCTTTGGATTGTGATTGCCAATTCCTGGCAGCAAACGCCTACCGGCTTCCGTATAGAAGGCCACGACATGCAGGCCCGCGCTGTGGTCACCGACTTCTGGGCCATGGTATTTAATCCTTCTTCTGTAGATCGTTTTTCCCATGTGATTATAGGCTCTTTCCTCGCCGGGTCTTTTCTGGTGATGAGTGTAGCGGCCTGGTATATCTTAAAGCAACGTTTCGTCAAACACGCGCAGGCGATGTTTAAAGTGGGGCTGAGCGTGGCCGTAATAGCCGCGTTACTGCAGCTCTTCACCGGACACCGTTCGGCCCATTACGTGAGTAAATACCAACCGGCTAAGCTGGCTGCGATGGAAGGGCATTATGATAGCCTGGCGGTAGCAGACATGTACCTCATTGGCTGGGTGGATAACAAAAAACAACAAACCACCGGTATCAAAATTCCTGGAGGTCTTTCTTTCCTCACCCATGGCAGTTTCAATGCGCCTGTGGAAGGACTGAATGCCACACCGGAAAAAGACAGACCCGGCGCTGTGAATTTTGTCTTCCAGACCTATCATATCATGATTTCTATCGGGATGTTGCTGATTGGGCTCACCCTGCTCGCGGTATTCCTGCTATGGCGCAAAAAACTGTTTAACCAGCGATGGCTGATGATCATATTTGCCTGGGCGGTATTGTTACCGCAAATCGCTAACCAGGTGGGCTGGTACGCAGCGGAAGTAGGCCGGCAGCCGTGGGTGGTGTACAAACTGCTCCGCACTTCCGATGCACTCTCCAAAAAAGTAACCGCCGATCAGGTGATGTTTTCACTGATTCTGTTTACGCTGGTATATATATTGCTGCTGGCATTGTTCCTGTATCTGCTAAACAGGAAGATACAGCACGGGCCCGACATTTCGGAGCTTGCGGAAGATGAATACGATGGCTATTACAACAACAATATTGAACACCGTCCTTCTTAA